The Luteimonas galliterrae DNA window GCGACTTGGTGCGCGCCCAGCAAGGCTACGAGCAAGCGATTGCCGCAAACGAACGTCAGAACCTGCGCGAAGCGGCTACGGCGCATGCCTACCGTATGCTCGCCGAAGTCTTGGAATTGCGCGGCGACATCGCAGGCGCCGCACGCGCGTATCGGTCTGCCGAAGAGAGGATGGCTGAGCAGGACGGCGCATCCCACCGACTTGAGAAATGGCAGGCGATCGCGAGTCATGGCGTCTTCCTGACCCGGCATGGCAAGAGCGGCATCCCGCGCGACCGCACTGAGCAAGCGCTGACGGAATGGATCGCGATGTTCGGCCCGCAGCCGGCTACGGCCATACCGGAGGATCTGGCGGCGGCGCGGCTGTTGCTTGCGGAATATCGGCTGCTGCAGGGCGATCCGCAGGGTGCGCAGACCGCTTTGTTCGCAGATGCCGCCGCCGCGGAACAACCCTTGCTGCAAGCCCGTCGCCGTTACTGGCAGGCGCGCATCCACACCATGCGTGGTGAAAGCGCGGCCGCGCTGGTCGAGTACGCGCGCGCGATCGAACAGGCGGAAGCCGTCGCGGGTGCGGGCACGGCCCATGCGGCCCTATGGCGGCTGGATTACATCGAACAGTTGGCGAAGACGGGGCATGCCGCTGAAGCCCGTAAGCAATACGCCGCCGCGCGACCGGCGCTTGTGGCGCAACTGATGCCCGCAGCGCCGCCGATGGCGAGGATGAAGGCGCTTGCCGAGGCGATCGCGGCAGGCAACGACCGTTTCCGTCAAGTGGCGGCGACGTCGTTATAACCGCCAGGCGGATGTCGTTCAGCGCAGCGATCGCGCTCGGCGCGGCGCCTACGCCGACAGTAACGCCGCAGCAACTCGGCCAGTGGTAGGCCGTATACGACCGGCGACGGCAGCGGATCGGCGAGCGCTGTCGCCGAGAGGCATGTTCAGCGAAGGTAAGGTATCGGCCGATTGGAACTTCGGTGTAGAGCCAAAAGCTATTAAGTAAGCAGGAGCAGGGCGGTTCCGGTTAAGGAAAGCAGCCCTACCCGAGTATGAACGGACTGCAGCCTCGCTGCTTATAAGTAGCAATCTAAGCCGGACAAACACTTACGGCGGTCCTCAGACCGCCTTTCTGTCGAGCCGCTTGGTCAATTAAAGACCAGGCGGCTTTTTTTTTGCTCCCGATAAGCCTTCCGAAGAAGTCGCGCGGGGCCGTGGCCACTTTTTCGTGGCTTTCCGTCTTGTAACGCACTGTCGGCTTGCGGCAGCTATTCCTGAACAAGATAGGGAGAGGTCCCCACATGAATATCAAACGTTACGTCGCCCGTCCCACTGTGTTGGCGCTGGCCTTGCTCGCGGCAACGGCTCTGCCTGCTTACGCGGGCACCTGCGATATCGCCAACGGCGACCCCAACACCGAAGACACGGGCGGCAGCGTCAGCGCAGCCAACGGCATGGCCTGCGGCAGCAACAACGATGCCAACGCCGACGGCGCCACGGCGGTGGGCATCAACAACAATGCGCTTCCGGGAAACCCGGGAGTACAAAGTACGGCCATCGGCAACAACAATGAAGCGACCGGCCTTGGCGGCACAGCGGTTGGCTTGACCAACACGGCGTCGGGCGCGGCCAGCAGCAGCTATGGCATCTTCAACGAAGCCACCGGTATTGCCAGCACGGCCATCGGCAGCGAGAACGAGGCAACGTTCAACTCCGCCACTGCGGTGGGCGCCAGCAACGAAGCCAATGCGGACGCCACCACGGCGGTGGGCTTCGACAACACCATCCAAGGGCCCAACGGCACCGGCACGCACAGCCAGGCTTACGGCTCGTCCAACGGCATACTGAACGATAGCGGTTCTGCCACCGCGCTGGGCGCCTTCAATTCCATCGGCGCGATGCAGGCCAATAGCAACGGAAGCACGGGAGTCGGTTTCAGAAACACGGTCAATGGGGCCGATTCTACGTCCGTGGGCAGCGAAAACTCCGTCACTGGCGATGACTCCAGCGTGGTCGGTTCCGACAACCGCGTAACCGGCAATGAAAGCACGGCCGTTGGCGCCGATAATTTAATCATCGGCGACGGCAATTCCACCTTTGGCGCGAATAACACGATTCCGATCGATGCAAACGGGGTAGCGTTCAACCAGTCCACGGCGATCGGTTGGACGAACACCGTCCAGGCCAACCAAGCCACTGCAACCGGCCATACTAATACGGTCTCTGCCGACCAGGCTTCGTCGTTCGGTTTCCACAACACGATCGAGGCAACGGGCGTCAGCAGCACGGCGGTTGGCAGTGAGAACACGGTCAGCGGTGCCTTCAGCATGGCAACAGGCCACAACAATACGGTCGCAGCCGGCCAGGCTTCGTCGTTCGGTTTCCACAACACGATTGGCGCAACCGGCTTCAGCAGCACGGCGGTCGGCGGAGAGAACGACGTCAGCGGCGCTACCAGCTTGGCGGCAGGTTTCAACAATACGGCGAGCGGCGATTCCAGCACCGTGGTAGGTATCGACAACATCGGCAGCGGCTTGGGCAGCACGGCGATCGGCAACACTAACGGTCTTCTCGGTTCCGGACAGGAAAGCGTAGCGGTGGGTTTTGCGAACAACGCTACGCAGCTGCAAGACACGGCGATGGGCGTTGGCAACCAAGCTAGCGGAGGCTTCAGCACCGCCGTCGGCTTCACCAACTTCGCCACTAACGCCAACGCTTCGGCGCTGGGCAACGGTAACAACTCTTCTGGCGAGCGCGCCACGTCGATGGGCTTTGGCAATGTGGCTCAAGGCGCCGACAGCTTCGCGGCCGGTTCCGGCAGCATCGCCGCTGCAGACCGCAGCGCAGCGATCGGCGCGGGCGCTATGGCTCAAGGCGTGGATAGTTTTGCCGCCGGTTCCGGCAGCACTGCTGCTGCGGACGGCAGCGCCGCGATCGGCTCCGGCGCTCAGGCACAGGCGGCCAGTAGTGTGGCTGTGGGCGCAGGCGCCGTGGCCCAGACGGCCGGTAGCGTGGCGGTGGGCTCCGGTGCCCAAGCGCAGTCGGATAACTCGGTGGCTTTGGGCGCCGGTTCGGTGGCCAATCGCGCGAACAGTGTGTCGGTGGGTACGGCGGGCGCGGAACGCCAGATCACCAACGTCGCCGCCGGTACGGAACTGACCGATGCGGTCAATGTCAGCCAGTTGAATGATGCGGTCGGCGGTCTCGGCGATGTGGTCAACAACCTCGGAGACGTGGTCAACAATCTCGGCGACCAGTTCAACGGGTTCAAGAACGAAGTCAACGACAAGTTCGCGCAGTTCGACAAGCGCCTCAATGCAAGCGGCGCCATGGGCATCGCGCTGATCATGTCGGCCTCGAGCAGTGCGGGTCAGAACAACCGCAACCGTCTCGCGGTGGGTACCGGCTATCAGGGCGGCCAAGCTGCCCTTGCGGTCAGCTACCAGCGGCTGATGGACGAGAAGAGCACCTTCACCATCGGTGGCACGTGCGCAGGGCATGGCAAATGCGGAGCTGGCGCCGCTGTCGGCTTCGGCTGGTAAGCCCTGACGGGCGGCGCGGGGAATATCCGCGTCGCCCACTCGCTCACACATTCTCGTTTTGCCCCGACGGCCGACGCATATTCCCCCGAAGTTGCCGAAGCCGTCGGGGCATCTGATCAGGCAGGACCTGCCATGAATCGCGCCACCGCACGTATCGCTCGAGCGTTGCCCGTCGACAAGTTGCAGCCCGCCTACCCTTTGTGGCCGG harbors:
- a CDS encoding YadA family autotransporter adhesin — its product is MNIKRYVARPTVLALALLAATALPAYAGTCDIANGDPNTEDTGGSVSAANGMACGSNNDANADGATAVGINNNALPGNPGVQSTAIGNNNEATGLGGTAVGLTNTASGAASSSYGIFNEATGIASTAIGSENEATFNSATAVGASNEANADATTAVGFDNTIQGPNGTGTHSQAYGSSNGILNDSGSATALGAFNSIGAMQANSNGSTGVGFRNTVNGADSTSVGSENSVTGDDSSVVGSDNRVTGNESTAVGADNLIIGDGNSTFGANNTIPIDANGVAFNQSTAIGWTNTVQANQATATGHTNTVSADQASSFGFHNTIEATGVSSTAVGSENTVSGAFSMATGHNNTVAAGQASSFGFHNTIGATGFSSTAVGGENDVSGATSLAAGFNNTASGDSSTVVGIDNIGSGLGSTAIGNTNGLLGSGQESVAVGFANNATQLQDTAMGVGNQASGGFSTAVGFTNFATNANASALGNGNNSSGERATSMGFGNVAQGADSFAAGSGSIAAADRSAAIGAGAMAQGVDSFAAGSGSTAAADGSAAIGSGAQAQAASSVAVGAGAVAQTAGSVAVGSGAQAQSDNSVALGAGSVANRANSVSVGTAGAERQITNVAAGTELTDAVNVSQLNDAVGGLGDVVNNLGDVVNNLGDQFNGFKNEVNDKFAQFDKRLNASGAMGIALIMSASSSAGQNNRNRLAVGTGYQGGQAALAVSYQRLMDEKSTFTIGGTCAGHGKCGAGAAVGFGW